CCATATTACCCGCGATTAGCGCAGTAAAAATTCCCGCGGCAATCAGACTTTTTTTTGTGATGATGGACATTGTGTTGATACTCCACTCATTATAATTACTGGCGTTTGCCAGCTGTGTAATCCCCTGTTGGGGCCTGTACAGCGCAGGAGTTTTTTTTGCTGCTGTCAGGTTCTTTTTTTACTTCTTGCTATCACCGACTTCATTATTACTGACCGCTCGTATGGCCGTCTTGCGTCGATTCTTGACACGCCTCCCCTGTTTGAGACGTGTGCTGGATATTCGGGACAAGTTCTATATGAAAATAATTCTCATCTACTTGTTTAATGCCGCAAAATATAAGGCCGGAAAGTATCAAATGGCGTAATCTCGCGCCAATACATTTTGCAAATTTGTTAAGCAATTCTCTTTTACGACGATCGTCGTTTCTATGGGGGCAGCCTTGCCGCACATCTGATACCAATTGAAACCTATGGTATTCAATGTGATAGAGACAAAAATCCCTATAAGCGCGTCGCTGCGCTATCATTGACTGGTTTTGTACGAAAATTTAACAACTGGTTATTATTTAGCACATTCTTCTAACGGAACGTTGAAATTACTAATATCATTTCGGTTATCGCTCAGCAAGCCCCAGAGTATCATGTGAGTAAAATAACAGACCGTTTGCATGGTTTCTGTGCAGGCCAACGACACCCAAAATATTAACTCATTGAAATTTAAGTAAAAGACATTATTAGTAGAATTTATTATGGCTTGTGTGCATTTCAACTTTATTTATATGATTTGCTGATAATCACGTAAAAAAACGGAGCCACAGGCTCCGTTCTTTCGAATGAAATGTTCAGTGTAATAACCCGGGGAAAATGCTTTTAATGCCGGTGACGATGAATTCGATCCCCAGAGCCATCAATAACAGCCCCATGATACGAGTTATCACGTTAATACCTGTTTGCCCAAGCAAACGAACAAGCCAGGGAGCAATGCGGAAAACACCCCAACAGCACAATGCAAAAAGCGCAATCGCTACGGAGAACCCAATAAGATGCATCAGATTGTGGTATCGCGTGCCCCATACAATGGTAGAACTGATCGCCCCTGGACCGGCCATCAGTGGCAGTGCTAAAGGGACCACCCCGATACTTTCGCGAATCGCAGTCTCTGACTTCTCTTGCTTGTTTTGCTTATCCTCACCCAACTTACCGCTGATCATTGACATCGCAATGGTGACGACAAGGATCCCACCAGCAATGCGAAACGAATCAATTGAAATACCGAAAATCTGTAAAATCGCATCGCCAAGATAAAGAGAGGTCAACAAAATGATGCCCACAGACAGATTTGCCGTCAGGTTGGTTTTATTCCTGGCAGCGGCTGTCTGGTAACTGGTCATACTAATGAAGACTGGAATGATGCCTACTGGGTTAACCAGTGCAAACAGACCAATAAAGAACTTAAAATATGTAGGGAAATCAAAGAGCGTTTGAATCACGTTAAGCTCCGCCTATGCACATGGCCAGGGACATAAATTGTGTCATGATAAAACCGCGCTGAAGATACGCTTTTTATCAGCACACTTCACCAGAAATCTATGTCAAAACGCTATCATTTCACTATGTTAAGTTTTTGTGGTATCTATGATAGCGCCACTTCCAATACTTACTTAATTATTTAACACTGGAAAAATCTCAAAGAAATAACGCTGCTGAATGGTATCAGCTTGGGGAGAAATTGACGCAGATCATGATTTTCGTACTCAGAAGTGAGTAATCTTGATTACGCCGCCAGGGAGATCACCATCAAAAAGGTATGATGCTAAGGTCAGGCTCTTTTAGTAAATTAGTGTACAAGCACGAAAAGTAACCCGTTGTTTTAATGTGTGTTACGCAAGGGTAATCGACTCTGACTATACTGTTGTCGTTATTGAGCGCTGGTTTACTAAAAGAGTTTAACATTATCAGGAGAGCATTATGGCTGTTACCAACATCGCTGAACTGAACGCACTCGTCGAGCGCGTCAAAAAAGCCCAGCGTGAATATGCCAATTTCACCCAAGAACAGGTTGATAAAATCTTCCGCGCGGCCGCTCTGGCTGCTGCAGATGCTCGAATCCCTCTCGCTAAAATGGCCGTTGCCGAATCCGGCATGGGTATCGTTGAAGATAAAGTGATCAAAAACCACTTTGCTTCTGAGTATATCTACAACGCCTATAAAGATGAGAAAACCTGTGGCGTTTTGTCTGAAGACGACACCTTCGGGACAATCACCATTGCAGAACCTATCGGCATTATCTGCGGTATCGTTCCGACCACCAACCCAACCTCTACCGCTATCTTCAAATCGCTGATCAGCCTTAAAACCCGTAACGCAATCATCTTCTCCCCGCACCCACGAGCTAAAGATGCAACCAACAAAGCAGCAGATATCGTTCTGCAGGCTGCTATCGCAGCTGGTGCACCAAAAGATCTGATTGGCTGGATTGATCAACCTTCTGTTGAATTGTCCAACGCACTGATGCATCACCCTGACATTAACCTGATCCTGGCGACCGGTGGTCCTGGCATGGTTAAAGCAGCATACAGCTCCGGCAAACCAGCCATCGGCGTAGGCGCAGGTAATACCCCAGTTGTTATTGATGAAACCGCTGATATCAAACGCGCTGTTGCTTCTGTTCTGATGTCTAAAACCTTCGATAACGGCGTTATCTGTGCTTCTGAGCAGTCAGTGGTTGTTGTTGATTCCGTATATGATGCAGTACGTGAGCGCTTTGCAAGCCACGGCGGTTACATGCTGCAGGGCAAAGAGCTGAAAGCCGTTCAGGACATCATCCTGAAAAATGGCGCATTGAACGCCGCTATCGTTGGTCAGCCTGCGTATAAAATCGCTGAGCTCGCCGGCTTTACCGTTCCTGCTACAACTAAAATCCTGATCGGTGAAGTGAAAGTTGTGGATGAGAGCGAACCATTCGCTCACGAAAAACTGTCCCCTACTCTCGCAATGTACCGTGCAAAAGATTTCGAAGATGCAGTGGTAAAAGCAGAAAAATTGGTTGCGATGGGCGGTATCGGTCACACCTCTTGCCTGTACACTGACCAGGACAACCAGCCAGAACGCGTTGCTCATTTCGGTCAGATGATGAA
This sequence is a window from Enterobacter sp. RHBSTW-00994. Protein-coding genes within it:
- a CDS encoding YchE family NAAT transporter gives rise to the protein MIQTLFDFPTYFKFFIGLFALVNPVGIIPVFISMTSYQTAAARNKTNLTANLSVGIILLTSLYLGDAILQIFGISIDSFRIAGGILVVTIAMSMISGKLGEDKQNKQEKSETAIRESIGVVPLALPLMAGPGAISSTIVWGTRYHNLMHLIGFSVAIALFALCCWGVFRIAPWLVRLLGQTGINVITRIMGLLLMALGIEFIVTGIKSIFPGLLH